ATTAGGTTCCACGTTCAAACAAAAAGGGATTGGAATGCAATTTCTTTGAGCTTCCAAACTGTTCTTTTATCCCTTCTCACATTCTTCCATCTTTGCTTCTTCTGCAACCTTCAACCTAAACTCAAAAGATGCTGTCAAcggccttcttcttctttttctccttctcCTCCAGCCCACAAATTTATCATGCCATCTCAATATCAAAAGAACCCAAGAAACATCAAAAGCAGAAACATTACCACCAATATTGAACCAGAAAACAATTATGCAACCAATAATCGGCATTCTTCCCATCCTTGTAGCACATATATCACCAATTTGGAATGAATTTACCCCTCCTTCCTAAATGGTCAATAGTGGGTTTGCCTTACGTTGTGTGATTTCAAGAGTCAACGTATTGCAGAACTTCCATCCATAGTCCACGTGCAAAGAATATATGGAACATTACCTACTAATCCACATATTTAAAGTAGAgtatgaattatttatttatttatttttcacaagtAGAAGGGATAAATCTATCGATATTAGTCAGAGGCAAATATAGACATCACAAAATCAGCATTTAATGTTGGTTGGGAGGTTTCCAAGTTGCTGGATTATATTATCCTAATCATGGAACATCTGAACCTGGAATATTGGAAACTTGATACAAAGTTTCTTCAGAATTACCTTTCTCCTTATTtacttgtgttttttttttccttttatctttaaattagCAGCTTCTTAGTTCTCGTACGATTACTCGTACCCCTGGGTTGAAGTTTTCTCAAATAAAGACTTGcgtattttaaaaatgtatctATCTGATCCACTTGTACAAGTAGGGTCTGATACCTTAAAATTACACTGTGCCTTTcactcatatatttttttcctcattttatttttttctttcacatttggTTAGAAGCAAGCTGTTAGCCTAAACTTTACAAACCAAGAAGCTTAAATTTCAAGGGAAGAATAATAGTATGGAACCTCAGATgcatttaaaactattttattgcCTGACACGTACTGATTTTATCTGCCTCTCATCTCATGTTTTTATGTTCCATTTTGTAGTGATCTCTATTATGGTCAACATTGCACTCATTTGATCACTTATGCATGCcatttattgtttgatttttagcAGAGGTATGACAGCCTTGCTCTAGCATGTATTGAGTCACATGAGAGCTCTAGTTAGATGAATCTAATATGTTCTGAACTATTTCCCTCCTCTAAATGAATAAATGGAACTTCCCTAATTTGTTTTCTTGCCTATTTTACCCGAGGATAAGCTTAATGTTTGATTAAGCTTTGACCCCTTATGCTAAGAACTAGGGGGAATTTCTGTTGCAAGTGAAATAAACGtgtaaaacttttaaaaagtcTCTGGAATGTTAAAATCTCACATTTTGAAGTATCgtgttgttttatttattgtcaGTTTCTAGCTTTCTCTTTTTTGGAGTTTTATTCTTCATTTAATAAAAGCTGTGGTTACCCTTGGTCTATAGAAGAGCCAACTCACTCACATAAAGACAAGAATAGAATTTCATAGTAGAGGTTTCTTCTGTGCgtgcatagttttaaaaggcacgCTTTAAGTGCACCTAGGCTTAAGGCACAACCACTTCCTAGTTATAGGGCCTCGCTTGCCAAGACATGTGCCTTGATAAAGAGTCACGCCTTGTGGAAGAGTCACACATTGTCTACTTTCCTCttcctttttaaacacttttattctggaaatttctaattttatatcGAAGTTTATATAATTTCACTACTTTATTAAtgaatgcttcttttaaatgtttggaatcttaaatttttaattgattatattagattttgaatcatatttgataaaattgatatgcacCACCAGTTGCATTTCACTTCACTCAAGTGCACGCCTTGTGTTGCACCTTGCGCCTGAGGGTTTCTTTTAATGAACTTTTATGCATCAACTATACCCTGTATTTCATTATATTGAAGcctatttttgaaatattttttgttctgtTTGAATCTTTCAGGTACAGATTTCCAATTCCCCTATGTACAAGCTAGACAGAAAGCTGGGTAAAGGGGGTTTTGGGCAAGTTTATGTTGGAAGAAGGGTAACTGGTGGCACAGGGCGCACTGGACCTGATGCTTTTGAggttttatttatattcttcTCATGTAGTTTCAGTAGACTCCCTAGGAATTAGTTCTGTTGCTAATGACACTGTTGTTCTTTTGATATGTAGGTTGCTCTAAAGCTTGAGCATCGGAATGGTAAAGGCTGCAGTTATGGCCCACCTTATGAGTGGCAAGTCTACAGGTGACTAAATTTCATTCTTATTGTCTTCTGaactcattctttttctttttcgttttttcatttttttccttgtcatttaatatctaactggacttttcattttaaattttatcatgaaGCACTCTTAATGGTTGTTATGGACTTCCCTTGGTCCATTATAAAGGTCGCCAAGGAGACTACTATATCCTTGTGAGTTTCCCTACTATTTGTTTTTAGATCTTTCTGTTTTGAAGATGTCCTTTATCTTTGCCATTGATGGCTAATTATTTCTGATTCCACCATTatgttgttttctttgaaattcAGGTCATGGACATGCTAGGACCGAGTTTATGGGATGTATGGAACTCTAACAGCCAGATGTATGAAATTACATATcacaaactaatattttttccCTCTAATTTTGAGATGGTTATGTTAATTCTTTGTTCTTGCTTCTTATTGGTTTTTCTCGTTGCTTAGGCTGTCTGAGGAGATGGTTTCCTGTATAGCTGTTGAGGCTATATCAATATTAGAGCAGCTTCATTTAAGAGGGTACTTACGCAGTTCCCTCCTCCTCCCCCCTCcctccctttcttttttcttctctttgtgAAAATGTTCATAGTTACTTGGTTTATACCCTCAGTTTTGTGCATGGAGACGTAAAGCCAGAAAACTTTTTGCTTGGTCTGCCTGGATCACCTAATGAAAAGAAGTTGTATTTAATTGATCTTGGTTTAGGTATGGCTTCTTTCTTAGATGACTTCCAAGTATACTTGATAGTTGGCATGCAGACATGTGACTATAATTAGCAAATTGTAGAAAGAGCTGtaatgtgtttagttctatttATACTTCAGCTTCAAGATGGAGGGAAGCGTCCTCTGGTCATCATGTGGATTATGACCAAAAGCCCGATGTTTTCAGGTAATTATATCCCTTTGTAATGCCGCTTTTTCCATGGTGGAATGTCCAGGACTGGAAGTGTTTCCAGAAAACTTGCACCATTATTTATGTGTAGATCATTCAACATTAGAcaaatgtttctttttctttttctttttgctttttgagTAAATGGATTCTGTAATTCTCTACAATTTGGGTCCTTATTCAGGATATACCCTGTCTCTAGATGCCTACTCAATTTAATACTACAAAGTGTTAGTCACAAATACTTGGGTTCAGCTGTACGCAGCATTTTTGTTATTCGACTGTCTAGAACTATATCTCTTAGATCTTTGTCAATCATGACTTTTCTCACTGCCACTGGTCCATGTCTTTCCTTCTCTTCACTGAATCTCTTGACACCTTTAACTTGAGCCAAATTATTCCTCTGCAGTCCACATTACTGGTTTACTTGGCCTTGTTGCATATAGTTGAAGCATCTTAGATAATTTTCCCTCATCTTGTCCTCAATTAATGCTGCCTTTTCTTTCTCAAGTGTAATTATTTCTCGTTTAAGCTGTCATTTTGCTACTCAATTAATGCTTATTTTTTGAACATGCTGTTTCTTCACTGACAAACTTTTTCCACTATAAAGCATAACCAGTTGTCCTTCCTTTTATGATGATATGGTATTATATGATCACACCATACACTGTATGTACGTGGTATTCTTCATTCATTCTGTTGCAATCTCATGTAGGCATTTCCTCAATTTAATTGCATAGCTTGAATGGCATGGACTCATATCCCagttttattttctattgtagaagagagattgaagaatAAAAGGTAGAAAATTCCTTGATTGATCTTTTTAATCTATACAAAGAcccatacatacatatatatatatatatatacattccTAGCACCAAAATTAGTAACATTCTCCTAATTCACTTCCTACTTACAATATTATACAGTTACaactttttaatttcattcttccacactccccctcaagttggtgaatagatgtttttAATTCCCAACTTGGATATACTTATTTGAAACTTTGTACTGCTTAAACCTTGGGTGAGTATATTTGCAAGTTGGCGATCAGTAGACACATAAGGAATACAAATCAATCCACTATCTAATTTATCCTTAATAAAATGTCTGTCAATCTCTATGTGCTTCATTTGATCGTGTTGCACTGGATTGTGTGCAATACTAATTGCAAATTTATTATCGTGATAAAGTCTCATTGGGCCATCCCATTGAATCTTGAAATCTTCCAAAATGATCTTCAATCATGGTTGTTTACATACTCCTTGAGCcattgtgcgaaattttgcctCTGCATTGGATCTAGCCACTAAACTctgttttttacttctccatgttaccagATTTCCACTGAGAAAGGTACAATACCCGGTGGTTGATCTCCTATCAATCACAAATCCAACATAATTTGCACTTGTGTATGCTTCTAGTATTAGCCTCGAGCTTTGTTTAAATAGGATACCCTTTCCTAGAGACCCTTTGAGATACTGTAGCACTTTATTGGCAGCTTGTAGATGTACCTCTTTTGGATTGTGCATAAAGTGGCTAATCACACTCACAACATATGCTATGTTCGGTCTTGTGTGAGAGAAATAGATGAGTCTTCCTATCAGATGTTGATACATTCCTCTATCTACAACAACATCTTCCTCAGCCTCTCCAAGTTTATGATTAGGATCTATTGAAGTGCTTGCTGGCCTACATGCCAACTTTCTTGTTTCCTTGAGAAGGTCCTTTACATATTTCTGCTGAGAAATAAAAATGTCCTGCTTATAATGTGCAACCTTAATTCCTAGAAAGTATTTCAACCTTCCTAATTGTTTAATTTCAGATTCCCTAGTTAAGCACTACCTTAAAGTTTGTCTctctttttcatcatttcttgtCATGATtatatcatctacataaacCAACAAAGTAGTAACTCCCCCTGAATCTAACTGTTAATCACATACTaatacattgtacagtggcaaGAATTCTGTGGGATATGATATGTGCTTTGGTTGGTAttaagtgggtctttccagaaactgtaaaggaggtacTATTaagctggaggggcccttttgtagggaaaaaaaggaaaaagatatggaagtcTATACCGTTGTACATTTTTTGGActctttggaaggaaagaaataggcttgcttttagggggggggggggggggggggggggtgttagATAtacagaaattaaaaaattcttttgtctgtATTTTATGGGGATGGGCGAGAATGTATAGTGGAGAGAGGTCGTTGTCTCTTATAGGATCCCTGGAATGGATAGCCGCCATATAAGGGCTGGTGggctttttgttgtttttgttttcctgtGTTTTTTGAGGCTCTAGCTTgattgtatactccctgtatgcgtGTGGCTTTTTGGCCtcttttcaatatattatatgcttacttatcaaaaaaaaaaaatgtttgatgaACAACGTGTGATCTCCTTGACTTTGTTTGTATctcatgttttttattaatttagcaAACCTTCTAAACCATGCCTTTGGAGACTTTTTGTCCATATAGAGTGTTCTTAAGTTTACATACCTTTTTAGTGGCTAGGTTACTTTCAAATCCAGGAGGAACTTCCATGTAAATTCCTTCTTCCAAGTCTCCATgcaaaaatgtatttttgatgTCGAATTGTTGTAGATCCCAATTATAGTTAGTTGCCAATAATAACAAAATTCTTACTGGTTCATCTTTGCAATTGGGACAAAGGTCTCTCCATAATCCACACCATATGTTTGAGTGTTTCCCTTAGCCACCAATCTCGCCTTATACCTCTTTAACAACCCATCTACTTTATACTTAATAGTATAAACCCACTTGCATCCCACTAGTCTTTTTCTTGCAATCAGATCTACCAACTCCCAAGTCTTACTCTTCTCCAAGGCCTCCATTTCTGCATTCATggcttattttaaattttcattagataaaGCCTCGGATAGAGTAGTAGGAATATGAATATTGTTCTAACTTGTAAGAAAACCCTTATAGGATCGATACAACTTTTTGAATGATATAACATGGGAAAGTGGATACATCATACAAGGGAAGTTTAGTGCATTCCTTCGTTCCCTTCCTAATGGAAATAGGAAATTTTGATTCAGTTGGTAAGGGAGGATGAGAAACTGTTATCTCATTCCTAGAAGCCGGTTCAAATTCTTGGACTTGTATAAGTCTAGGGACTATAGCTTTCTTCCTTAAGTATACTTTGCCCGTCATTCGATTCTCAGGAGTAGGATGAATGGGTGATGACACAGGTTCAGGGCTAGGATCAACGAATGATAACTCAAGTTCAAGGATAGGATCAACGAATGACGACAACTCAGGTTCAGAGATAAGATCAACGAGTGACGACAACTCGGGTTCAGAGATAGAGGGTATAGATACTAGACCAATGACTTTAGGAGGGTAAACAAGAAAGAGATCAATGAGATAGGAATCCTGATCCTTGTCTTCCTTGATGGAATTCTCATCTTGAAGATAAGGAGCAAAAAAATAAGACTGGCTTTCATTGAAAGTAACATCGGTTGAGACAAAAAAATTTGGATAGTGGATGATAACACTTATATCCCTTTGGAGTTGAGAAATATCCCACAAAAATACATTTAACTGCTCTTAGGTCCAATTTTCCCCTATTTGGACTGTAAACATGCATAAAAGATACACACCCAAATATCTTAGGAATGAGATGACTTGTGGTTCTCATATTAGGATAGAATGATAAGAGTATTTTCATGGGACTTTTGAAACCTAGGACTTTGGAAGGTAATTAGTTTATGAGATATGTGGCAGTGAAGACAAATTCCTCTTAAGAAGATTTAGGCACATGATTGTGGAATAAAAAAGCTCATGTTGTATCAAAAGAGGTGACCATTTGTTCTCTTAGcaattccattttgttgagaGGTGTTGACATATGATGACTCATGAATTATTCCCTTATGTTGAAAGTATGGAGTTAGGACTTGATTGAAATAATTTATGGCATTATCGAACTGAAACCTCTTGATAGTGACACCAAACTGGTTTTTTACCATGTtatgaaaatttggaagaatAAAACTCATATCAGATTTGTGTTTAAGTAAGAAAAACCAGGACACCTTGGTACAATCATTGATGAAAGACACGAACCAAAGCGCCCCGGATATATTAGGGATAGGGGAACGACCCCAAATATCACTATGAATTAGATGAAAAGGTTCTAAACTTCCTTTATTATTTGTGGGAAAGGGTGAATGCTTGTGTTTAGCAAGTTCACATACATCACCATGGAAACTCTCAACATCTAATTTACTAAATAGAGAAGGGAACAAAAACTTAAGAGTTTGAAATGATGGATGTCCAATCCTATGATGATGAAgccaaattttttctttatttaaaatatggtgctaaaaaataaaaataaattacttgcTTGGTGTCTCAAGATAGTATAGCTTGTTCCATTCCTTAGTAAGTCCAATCATGTTCTGCAAGTCCTAGTCTTGAAATACACAATAAGTTGGGAAAAAGGTCACAATGCAACCCAAATCTTGTGTAAGCTTTTGGATAGAAACAAGATTAGTGGACAACTTTTGAACATGGAGCACGTTTCTGAGCGTGAGTGTAGGACTAATTTGGACATCTCCTACACTTACGACAGTGGTTAAGGAACCATTTGCTATGACTCTTTTCCTACAACTTCGACAAGGGTTATAGGTGTTAAATTGGTGTGACGAATGGATCATGTGATCTGTGGTGCTTGAATCTATAACCCATGATTTGACAAAGGCTTCATTCGAGACTTTTAATTAAATGGAAATAGGAAACTTAACTGAAAATGCTAGTGAGCAGGTACTTGAAGGTTTCTTAAGAGTTCCTAACAAAGCTCTTGTTTTTTCAATCTCCTCCTGATTGATTCCGCCCTGTTCCAAGGATTTTTCTTCAATTGGATGAGCAGAAGACAAGTTTGTTTGCCCATGATTCCTTTATTAGCCTCCATTGTAACCCCATTCTTTGCTAGATGAAGTTGGCTTACCATGAAGTTTCCAACATTTTTCCCGTGTATGTCTAGGTTTCTAACAGTGAGTGCACCATAAGTTATCCTTGTTATCACGATTTGAAGCCCTTGACTGATCAGTCCTTTTGTTATCAATAGTGCTAGCCTTTTGATCATTGCTTTTGTTCGCAACCATAGCTGAGTCTTCCATATTCTGAGGTTCAAGCATGGCACTTCTCCTACTTTCTTCTGCTCAAATAAGTGTATCTCCAACACTCTTTCATGGTGGTTTCCTCTTTGGGCATCCATGGACAGGTTAGGGTTTTAGAGCAAAcgaggctctgataccatgaagaaactaagaatgatttgaaaattcattcaaaaaCTATATCTTTTTACATAAACGTATCCCTATTTAACAAATACACAGAGAgcaattaaaaaggaaaaaaatacaaatatggaaGAACACAAATTATCACAATTAGGGTCTCAATCTTTCCCTATTATCCTACCAATCATCATTTAAAATTATAACGGATTTCCACAATATACATTCCTAGCACCAAAATTAGTAACCTTCCTAACCTAATTACAACCAATCCCTTTGATCACAGGATTCTCCTAATTCACTTCCTAATTACAATATTATATAGTTACAGCTTTCTGATTTCATTCTTCTACATCTATCAAAATACATGCTTCTACATCATGTAATGATTAGATATGCATTTTGTTTTTGACAGGGGAACTGTACGTTATGCAAGCGTACATGCTCATTTGGGAAGGACCGGCAGCCGAAGGGATGACCTTGAATCATTAGCTTATACGCTAATTTTCCTCCTCCGAGGAAAGCTTCCCTGGCAAGGTTTTATTGTAAGTTCATTCAGGATTCAACCATTCATTGCTATTTGCAACTTCACTGCTGTAACCTCTTAGtttcttatttataattttcattgcCTTGATGAACTCTCAAACTGTAGGGGGAGAATAAAGGATTTCTTGTTTGTAAGAAGAAGATGGCAACTTCTCCTGAGATGCTTTGTTGCTTATGTCCTCCCCCTTTTCAACAGTTTCTTGAGATGGTGACCAACATGAGATTTGATGAAGAACCCAATTACATAAAGCTGATTTCCCTTTTTGATAACAGCATTGGTTCCATTGCATCTTTGCGGCCTATCAGAATAGATGGTGCTTTAAAGGTTGTTACTCGGTGACCCAAGTCAAATTATTAGTCTTATAAAGTTCAtctgttttttcttctatttgttATTAAATTTCTCGTGAATTATAGGTGGGTCAAAAAAGGGCAAGGCTTTCTGAGCAAGAAGATGGTGGTCAGCCTAAGAAGAAAGTTCGGCTAGGTTCTCCAGCTATGCAATGGATATCAGTTTATAACTCCAGAGCGTCGATGAAGCAGAGGTAAATGATGGTAGTTAAGCATTATAGGATTAAAAAGTTAAACCCACCACCTTCAATCCATTCTCTCCCATCATACCTGAATTAGAAATTGTTTCCTTTTTGGCCAtttgttttacttttctttttttggcccAAATTTGTTTTACTTTGATATATTCATATCTTAACTATTCTCATTCAAGTTGGTACaagacatttttattatttctttttgaatgtaaaatcaaatttcaagatcTACTTCTCCCACCTAACCACTGTTTTAGATGTTATCATTGCTACAATATGAGAAGGCCTCAGAACCTCATTGAAATTGAACACTGCACAGGGCAAACATGAATACTATTAGATGGCAAGGTTTCTGAGGGTGGTTCTCCCTAtaagtttttgtttcttttggatGCTTTGATATTTTAGCTAAGGGATGAGAGGTTTTGCTGCAGATATCACTACAATGTAATGGATTCAAGGCTTCATCAGCATGTGGAGAAAGGAAGGGAAGATGGACTGTATATTAGCTGTGTAGCTTCGTCAACAAATTTATGGGCCATCATTATGGATGCAGGAACGGGGTTCACATCCCAGGTTTATGAACTCTCAACCATTTTCTTACACAAGGTGGGTGCTAACAAAGCTCTTTACCATGAGGCATGACCTCTTGCAGTttgatttatcaaaaaatatccAGGGTAAAAAAGCTTATTCCTTCTGATTTCATTTTCAGGAGTGGATAATGGAACAGTGGGATAAGAACTTCTATATCACTTCCGTTGCTGGTGCAAGCAATGGCAATGCTTTGGTGGTAATGTCAAAGGGTAAGTGCAGTTcagaatttattttttccttcaaattcatttttctacATTTTAGTTTATTGTAGTTCTCCAAACTCCAAAGAGTGGCATGTGAGGTGGCCAGTTTTGGTATCAGTGTCCCCTCTCGATTGTTTCGTTAGGAATCCACCTTGGATGTTGCTGAGCTAGAACTCATTTTAGTTTGCAATTTAAGGGTCTAGATAAAACCAATGGTCTCTTTTGAACATATATTTTGATAAGAAATAGCCTTTTCAAGATATCAGAACATTTCCTAGGACCTCCTTTGGGTGACATTGAACTTGTTGCCACCTACCATTATTTATGGTGACCAAGATATAAAGCTTCCTTAAGATCTAGAAGGATGTCTCAACACTGCTTTAACTACATCACCAAATTCAAAAGATTTACAGAAACCCAGTATGATATTAGCCACTTGTTTCTCAAAATAATAGCTATACCTGCATAGCCCAGGTTACCTAAAGAACATCCCTGTATGTTAAGGTTGATATGGAGGGGTTTCACCATCAAACTCCTGGGTTGATGGGAGTTGGGAAGTAATGCCATGCAATAGACCTACCACCTTTGAGGATAGGTTGAAGGTAAGTTGAGCTCTGAGGTTTGTTAGTACAGATTCCTATGTAGAAAGTATCATATGAATCTTGTCAAAGGGTAGGATGCACTAATTCAAACTCATATTCAAATACAGATGTTCCTCTTACTCAACAGAAAACAGAACATTTCCAATTCTGATTGGTGGCCAACACATCGATTATTTATATTCCctgtaattttatttagaatcaCATGGGTCTCACAATCTTGAGGGTCATGCCTAATGGTGTAACTAGTGGGTTCAGGAAAATATACTATTGGAACTGCATTGTTTAGATGGCTGTAGCCTCCATTTTACAAATTGGTAAATGTGTTTGTCCAAAGATGGCCTCTTTAGAAAAATGTTCCCTAATCTAATAATAAttgttcataaataaataaaatttaggcAAAAACAATTCTAGATTATTGGATACCATTTGCCTTAGCAACACAAGTCCTCACCCTCCATCCAGCTCCAATTTTTTGACAAATCCAATATTCCAACTATGTAGGGTTGGCTACATGGATCCTTGTATGCCATTCCACTCTATGAGCTTTATGAATCAATATCTGGGTTTAGTTACATGATTCCTTTGCTGTCATATATCTGTAAATTTTCAGACAAATTAATCTGACATATTTCATTCTTATAAGCAATGATGAGATTTCCATTATCTTTTTCCTACAATTGCCTCCTAGCAGTTCAATGATAATTACGCTAACCTTATCTCTTCTCTTTCAGGGACCCCTTATAATCAACAATCATATAAAGTGAGCGATGTATTTCCTTTCAAATGGATAAATAAGAAGTGGAAAGAAGGCTTTTTTGTTACGTCCATGACCACTGCAGGCAGCAGATGGGGCATTGTCATGTCCCGAAATGCAGGTTTTTCTAATCAGGTAGtacattttccaaatttttatgcTCACATTCTGGAAGAATGCTGCAGAAAGCACTTAGCTATCCCTGTTTTTTCAGGTTGTTGAGCTCGATTTCCTCTATCCAAGTGAAGGGATCCACAGAAGATGGGAGAGTGGATATCGAATTACCTCAACCGCTGCAACAGCAGATCAAGCTGCATTCATACTCAGTACATCCAAGAGGAGAACACAAGATGTGACGCAAGAAACTCTCCGGACATCTGCTTTTCCTTGCACCCATGTTAAGGTGAGTTCAAATTGATGAATCAATTGATGATTTATCATCCATTTGAGGATCATCTCAGGGAATCTGAACTTTATTCTAAGCGTGttttaattagattttgaatCCTCCTGTTTTGTTTCCTTAAAACTTGAAATATGGtttgttttgttattaaatGGAAGATCATTTATCAGATTCTGAAAAATGAAAGTGTTTTAGTTTTTGAGTTATGGTCCTTGAAATAAAGTGGAATGGGTCTCCAGATCTCCTTACAGGATTTTTCATAGGATATCATATCCATTGAAAATTGATATCCTTCAGCTCCTCCTCTCCTCCTACCAAAGAAATCTTTTGACCATAGGGAACCATGCATTCAAGGTTCTCTGGGGCATTAGTTAACTATCATGGAGGCTAACTTCCTGGCCAATGATATGCACCTCAACTTTGGAGGAGTTCATTTTGTCTTCCAGCCTATTTAGTTTCTTATGCTGTTGGGTTTCGACTTTTGACTTCTTTTTTCACCTCTTGTTTCCCTGCCTTTTGGAGTAGTTTCACCCAGGGTTACAACTTGGGTGGGTTTAAGTTAGAGATTTTCAACCTAAGCCTGATTTGGTCAGGTGTGGGTGGGTTCTCAGGTTGCATGGGttgaataaattattaatttttgtgaAGAAGAAATTATATACTTTGTATTTACTATATGcttttctttgtcttatttCATGTATTAATAGGTAAAATTGACCCAGCATTATTAAAAATGTCAAATACTATTAGTAATTTATTACTACTACAATTCTTTGAATGTGTTTTACAAAGATATTAAAAtctaacttttaaaattatgattatgttaatataaaatatgtatacTAGGTCAGGTTTCGTGATGAGCTCGGGTTGATCAAGTCTGAAAAACCAACCTAAGGTTGGATTGGGCTCAAAGGGAACCAGCCTATGTTGCTGCCCTAGTGAAAAGAGAAAACCCAAGCAAGAGTTTAGTAACCTATACTGGTTTGAGATTTTGTTAATGCAGTTCTTTTGGATGAAACATCTCAGCTGGGAAGTGACTGCTATAGAAACAGAATATCAGGCATTATTTTGATTGT
Above is a window of Vitis vinifera cultivar Pinot Noir 40024 chromosome 11, ASM3070453v1 DNA encoding:
- the LOC100254414 gene encoding casein kinase 1-like protein HD16, whose amino-acid sequence is MPDLRSGVRRSKRINDIQENAAALVPATRRGAGRGDDSKAQAIKSPSPKPYNPAFFYPRPRPAGRGRGARAMNQDKNGKLFGTGVGGRGRVGLDLAAREVVTIPDEVVAEKGAEKLAAVEEEGSASPLPEKVQISNSPMYKLDRKLGKGGFGQVYVGRRVTGGTGRTGPDAFEVALKLEHRNGKGCSYGPPYEWQVYSTLNGCYGLPLVHYKGRQGDYYILVMDMLGPSLWDVWNSNSQMLSEEMVSCIAVEAISILEQLHLRGFVHGDVKPENFLLGLPGSPNEKKLYLIDLGLASRWREASSGHHVDYDQKPDVFRGTVRYASVHAHLGRTGSRRDDLESLAYTLIFLLRGKLPWQGFIGENKGFLVCKKKMATSPEMLCCLCPPPFQQFLEMVTNMRFDEEPNYIKLISLFDNSIGSIASLRPIRIDGALKVGQKRARLSEQEDGGQPKKKVRLGSPAMQWISVYNSRASMKQRYHYNVMDSRLHQHVEKGREDGLYISCVASSTNLWAIIMDAGTGFTSQVYELSTIFLHKEWIMEQWDKNFYITSVAGASNGNALVVMSKGTPYNQQSYKVSDVFPFKWINKKWKEGFFVTSMTTAGSRWGIVMSRNAGFSNQVVELDFLYPSEGIHRRWESGYRITSTAATADQAAFILSTSKRRTQDVTQETLRTSAFPCTHVKDKWSKNLYIASICYGRTVS